One window from the genome of Osmerus eperlanus chromosome 1, fOsmEpe2.1, whole genome shotgun sequence encodes:
- the LOC134025116 gene encoding bile acid-CoA:amino acid N-acyltransferase-like isoform X1 — MCVRQNCVNSEMYVLQRINIHRKVTCLQHGLAITRWGSNCRPAPLLTISPTRSLIDEQVTIEGRYLPPFCRITMRACLQSEDGDLWETHSHYNTDKNGRVNLTRDVSVGGSYVGCEPMGLFWSLQPAHGERKGLRLRKKNVETPYPIQISILDGHVTFEDNNNNNQELAAVTVERWYMAPGVRRMEIRQNGIVGTLFLPPGPGPFPAMVDLWGMGGGLVEYRSALCASRGFASLALAYFGHSDIPGPLNCINVGDQYFRAALKLLQEHPKVCGDRIGVMGLSFGVYLSLRIATQIGVSPRCVICINGPIGSFNKLSDNVSGSKSFEGDQKHWSFNEQGYVSFREVSLPNNIPPENKVKLENLCCPLLYIVGEDDLSCAAMENANEIEESLKAAGKSHLLVRLSYPGAGHLIEPPYTPNARASMWTTRPKKLITLWGGHLAPHAAAQEHAWTRILEFMECNLRG; from the exons CGATAACCCGCTGGGGGAGCAACTGCAGACCAGCACCTCTTTTGACCATTTCACCCACTCGATCCCTCATCGATGAGCAGGTTACCATAGAAGGGCGTTACCTTCCCCCATTCTGTCGTATCACCATGCGTGCATGCTTGCAAAGCGAAGATGGTGACCTATGGGAGACACACTCCCACTACAATACAGATAAGAATGGCAGAGTTAACT TGACCAGGGATGTGTCTGTGGGGGGTTCATATGTGGGCTGTGAGCCAATGGGTTTATTCTGGAGCTTGCAGCCTGCACATGGGGAAAGAAAGGGTCTGAG ACTAAGAAAGAAGAATGTTGAGACACCGTACCCAATTCAAATATCTATTCTGGATGGTCATGTCACATTtgaagataataataataataaccagGAGCTGGCAGCTGTCACTGTAGAACGCTGGTACATGGCTCCAGGTGTCAGAAGAATGGAAATACGACAAAACGGAATAGTGGGGACCTTGTTCCTACCCCCCG GCCCAGGCCCATTTCCAGCTATGGTAGACCTATGGGGTATGGGTGGAGGACTGGTAGAATATCGCTCTGCCCTGTGTGCATCCAGAGGCTTTGCAAGTCTTGCCCTTGCCTATTTTGGTCACAGTGACATTCCTGGTCCTCTTAACTGCATTAACGTGGGAGACCAGTACTTTAGG GCAGCATTGAAACTGCTACAAGAACATCCCAAGGTGTGTGGGGATCGGATAGGTGTCATGGGCCTTTCATTTGGAGTCTACCTGTCTCTTAGAATCGCCACTCAGATTGGTGTCAGT CCCAGGTGTGTGATTTGTATCAATGGGCCAATTGGTAGTTTTAACAAGCTATCAGATAATGTCAGCGGTAGCAAAAGCTTTGAAGG TGATCAGAAGCACTGGAGTTTCAATGAACAGGGGTATGTCAGTTTCAGAGAAGTTTCCTTACCCAACAACATACCACCAGAGAACAAAGTAAAG cttGAGAACctttgctgccccctgctgtacATTGTTGGCGAAGATGACCTAAGCTGTGCAGCAATGGAGAACGCAAATGAG ATTGAGGAGAGTCTTAAGGCTGCAGGAAAATCCCACCTGCTTGTTCGTCTGTCATACCCAGGTGCTGGTCACCTGATTGAGCCACCTTATACACCGAATGCACGAGCCTCTATGTGGACCACCAGACCAAAAAAGC TGATAACACTCTGGGGAGGACACCTCGCTCCCCATGCTGCTGCCCAGGAACACGCCTGGACAAGGATTCTGGAATTTATGGAATGCAATCTAAGAGGGTGA
- the LOC134025116 gene encoding bile acid-CoA:amino acid N-acyltransferase-like isoform X2, whose product MRACLQSEDGDLWETHSHYNTDKNGRVNLTRDVSVGGSYVGCEPMGLFWSLQPAHGERKGLRLRKKNVETPYPIQISILDGHVTFEDNNNNNQELAAVTVERWYMAPGVRRMEIRQNGIVGTLFLPPGPGPFPAMVDLWGMGGGLVEYRSALCASRGFASLALAYFGHSDIPGPLNCINVGDQYFRAALKLLQEHPKVCGDRIGVMGLSFGVYLSLRIATQIGVSPRCVICINGPIGSFNKLSDNVSGSKSFEGDQKHWSFNEQGYVSFREVSLPNNIPPENKVKLENLCCPLLYIVGEDDLSCAAMENANEIEESLKAAGKSHLLVRLSYPGAGHLIEPPYTPNARASMWTTRPKKLITLWGGHLAPHAAAQEHAWTRILEFMECNLRG is encoded by the exons ATGCGTGCATGCTTGCAAAGCGAAGATGGTGACCTATGGGAGACACACTCCCACTACAATACAGATAAGAATGGCAGAGTTAACT TGACCAGGGATGTGTCTGTGGGGGGTTCATATGTGGGCTGTGAGCCAATGGGTTTATTCTGGAGCTTGCAGCCTGCACATGGGGAAAGAAAGGGTCTGAG ACTAAGAAAGAAGAATGTTGAGACACCGTACCCAATTCAAATATCTATTCTGGATGGTCATGTCACATTtgaagataataataataataaccagGAGCTGGCAGCTGTCACTGTAGAACGCTGGTACATGGCTCCAGGTGTCAGAAGAATGGAAATACGACAAAACGGAATAGTGGGGACCTTGTTCCTACCCCCCG GCCCAGGCCCATTTCCAGCTATGGTAGACCTATGGGGTATGGGTGGAGGACTGGTAGAATATCGCTCTGCCCTGTGTGCATCCAGAGGCTTTGCAAGTCTTGCCCTTGCCTATTTTGGTCACAGTGACATTCCTGGTCCTCTTAACTGCATTAACGTGGGAGACCAGTACTTTAGG GCAGCATTGAAACTGCTACAAGAACATCCCAAGGTGTGTGGGGATCGGATAGGTGTCATGGGCCTTTCATTTGGAGTCTACCTGTCTCTTAGAATCGCCACTCAGATTGGTGTCAGT CCCAGGTGTGTGATTTGTATCAATGGGCCAATTGGTAGTTTTAACAAGCTATCAGATAATGTCAGCGGTAGCAAAAGCTTTGAAGG TGATCAGAAGCACTGGAGTTTCAATGAACAGGGGTATGTCAGTTTCAGAGAAGTTTCCTTACCCAACAACATACCACCAGAGAACAAAGTAAAG cttGAGAACctttgctgccccctgctgtacATTGTTGGCGAAGATGACCTAAGCTGTGCAGCAATGGAGAACGCAAATGAG ATTGAGGAGAGTCTTAAGGCTGCAGGAAAATCCCACCTGCTTGTTCGTCTGTCATACCCAGGTGCTGGTCACCTGATTGAGCCACCTTATACACCGAATGCACGAGCCTCTATGTGGACCACCAGACCAAAAAAGC TGATAACACTCTGGGGAGGACACCTCGCTCCCCATGCTGCTGCCCAGGAACACGCCTGGACAAGGATTCTGGAATTTATGGAATGCAATCTAAGAGGGTGA
- the LOC134025272 gene encoding protein S100-B-like: MSDLENAMITIIQVFHKYSGHKCKLKKCELKNLINNELSNFITKIKEDVILDELFADLDQNRDLEIDFHEFIAMIAMVTTSCHDIFASKHHKH; encoded by the exons ATGTCAGACCTGGAGAATGCCATGATCACCATCATCCAAGTTTTCCATAAATACTCCGGCCACAAATGCAAACTCAAGAAATGCGAGCTCAAAAATCTTATTAATAACGAGCTGAGTAACTTCATTACA AAAATTAAAGAAGATGTAATTCTAGACGAGCTCTTTGCTGACCTCGACCAGAATCGAGACCTGGAGATCGACTTCCACGAGTTCATTGCCATGATTGCAATGGTCACAACATCCTGTCACGATATATTTGCTTCAAAGCACCACAAACATTAG